In one Oreochromis aureus strain Israel breed Guangdong linkage group 2, ZZ_aureus, whole genome shotgun sequence genomic region, the following are encoded:
- the qdpra gene encoding quinoid dihydropteridine reductase a, translating into MAANRVIVYGGRGALGSKCVEYFKSKGWWVASIDIGANEEANENVVVKMTESFTEQAGQVTADVAQLLGEQKVDAILCVAGGWAGGNCSSKDLYKNADLMWKQSVWTSTISSHLAALHLKTGGLLTLAGAKAAQSGTGGMIGYGMAKAAIHQLCQSLAAKNSGMPADAAAVAILPVTLDTPMNRKFMPKADFSTWTPLEYIAEMFFSWATGVNRPSSGSLMELVTSGGETQAVAAQ; encoded by the exons ATGGCTGCTAATCGGGTGATCGTTTACGGTGGGAGAGGCGCTCTGGGCTCAAAGTGTGTCGAGTATTTCAAATCTAAAGGATGG TGGGTCGCCAGCATCGACATAGGTGCAAATGAAGAGGCTAATGAAAACGTGGTCGTGAAGATGACGGAGTCTTTCACCGAGCAAGCAGGACAG GTGACGGCAGATGTGGCCCAGTTGCTAGGGGAACAGAAAGTGGATGCCATCTTGTGCGTGGCAGGAGGATGGGCGGGAGGAAACTGTAGTTCCAAAG ACTTGTACAAAAATGCCGATTTGATGTGGAAACAGAGCGTGTGGACTTCAACCATCTCCAGCCACCTTGCTGCCTTGCACCTAAAAACAGGTGGACTGCTGACTCTGGCTGGAGCTAAAGCAGCCCAGTCAGGCACTGGAG GCATGATAGGATATGGCATGGCCAAAGCAGCCATCCACCAGCTGTGTCAGAGTCTCGCAGCAAAAAACAGCGGGATGCCTGCCGATGCTGCTGCTGTCGCTATACTACC TGTTACCTTGGATACGCCGATGAACAGGAAGTTCATGCCTAAAGCAGATTTCAGTACCTGGACACCGCTGGAGTATATTGCAGA aATGTTCTTCAGCTGGGCCACCGGGGTGAACCGACCATCTTCAGGAAGCCTCATGGAGCTGGTGACCTCCGGAGGTGAAACCCAGGCTGTTGCTGCTCAGTAG